From Roseateles sp. SL47:
ACACACGTGCCAGTCGGCGAGCTGGAACATGCGAAGCTGCAGCTCAAGCCCTACCTGGCGTGGATCAGCGCCCCGCAGACCTCCCTGATGCAACGCATGAACGTCTCCGCCGCCCAGCTCGCAGCCCTGGGGCGGCTGGTGCAACAGTTTCAGTTGTCCTCATCGCTGAACGCGGCCCAGAAGCGGGCGATGGAAGGCAGCACCTGGGTGATGGAGCGTGTCCGGTCGGGTCGAGCGACCAGCCTGTCGCGGTCCGATGTGTCCCTGCTGGCTGCGGCAGTGAGCGTCCTGGGGCAGTTGCCGGCGGATGAGACCGCACCAGCCTTGCCTGCGCGCACCTCCCGCACTGAACGCCGCACCGCCGGTTCCTGACCGGCAACTGCGCCTAGGGCCTGTTCGCACTACCACTACGACAGGGGGTCGCGTGGTGGTGAAAACAGCCGCTAATCGCCGGTGCGCTGCAAGGCCTTCAGGCTGCGCCCCTTGCCAGGCAGCGCTTTCAGATATTTGAAGGTGCCGGTGGCATGCGCGCACAGCTTGCCGTCCTCGCCCAGCACCGATCCTTCGCAGAAGGCCATGGTGGTGGAGCGATGCAGCAGGCGGCCCACCGCCCTCAGCATGCCCTCACCGGGACGCATGAAGCTGGTCTTCATTTCCACCGTCACCACGCCCGGCCCGAAGCCCGGTTGGTCGCGGTGGATGCTGCGGGCCGCATGGGCCATGGCCACATCCAGCAGCGTCATCAGCACGCCGCCATGGGCCACTTCCCAGGAATTCAGGTGCA
This genomic window contains:
- a CDS encoding PaaI family thioesterase, whose product is MSNTLEFPVHIPFVQQLGFELVRMDEGEAELSLAIRELHLNSWEVAHGGVLMTLLDVAMAHAARSIHRDQPGFGPGVVTVEMKTSFMRPGEGMLRAVGRLLHRSTTMAFCEGSVLGEDGKLCAHATGTFKYLKALPGKGRSLKALQRTGD